The genomic region AAGCTGATCGCGACGACGGGGTTTTGAACATATTCTTTTAACTTGACGGTCATTTCATCAGCCAGCTGCGTAGGCGTTTTCCCCACCGCCACGATGTCTCGAATGATCGGCATGGAGATCCTTCCATCAGGACGGACTTGCAGCTGTTTTGAGAGATCCGGATTCCTCCACACAGTAATATCCAACACGTCCTCGGCCCCGATAATGTATTCGTTGCTGACCGCGTTTGACAGCTTCTCGACCAATGGTACGGTCCCCGCTGGCTCCTTACTCACCTGTGCCGCCACTTTTTCCCCTTGATTTGCCGCCACCATAGGAATTGCACTCAGATCATCAGTCGGTTTACCTGGCACTAGAGGGAGACGCGTTTCACACACCCCATAGCTCCAATTGATCCCCAGGGACATTACAAGACCGATTGTGCACAGGGTGCATTTCATAGTGTTGACTCCTTCTCTAGTCGTGGCACCCACGCTACTCATTTACCACACTACTCAACTTTCTATTTTGAATCAACATGGGATCTATTTCAGGCTTCTTGTCGAGCGATCTGCGGGCGATCTTTTCCCCCTTGCCCCGTCCCCACCGCTACCTCGCTGATTTCACCGAGGGAAGAATCGTCAAGTTCACCTCTGGGTGGGGGCTGGTTCCCCGAACTGCTTCAAAATAGCGTTGTTGAATCGCACCAAGTATCGGTGATTTCTCGGATAATGGTAGTCCCTCAATCGATGAGGCTACGGTAATTTCGCATAGTGTTCCACAAAGACCGATCTCATCTGCAATCAACAATTCTGTTCGATCGATGGGTCGTCGGACGAACTTGATGTGCATTGATTGAGCCAACAATTCCACGATATCGAGCGTAATGCTTTCGAGTGCTCCCTCTGTAGCCGGTGGGGTAAAAACGGTCTCGTCCCGCACCATCAGCAAGCACGAACCAGTCGCCTCAGCCACGCGACCGGATTGGTTCAACAATACCATATCCTCATAGCCTAACGGCCTTCCTTCGATTCTTGCCAGACGGGAAACCTGGTAATTGCTACCCGTCTTGATGCGGGCAGGTAAAGCGACATCGCTGCTACGCCTCCAGGTACTCATCCCAAGTCGTATCGCCGACGGCAGCTTTTTCTCCTGGTGATAGGCCGTGACGACAAGATCCGATACGGTATTTTCTCCCCAATGTCCGTCTGTCACAAAAAGCGTCGTACGGGCCCACATATCTTTTTCTGGAGCGGCTAATGCTCCGACCAATTGATCGATCGCTCCAAGATACTCCTCGAAACTGAGCTCAAACGGAATATGAAGTAGGCGAGCAGAGCGCTTCAGTCGCTCATAGTGCTGCCGCACCATGACGATTTTGAATTGTCCATCCGTCTGCCAGTACCCCTTAAGTCCTTCAAACACGTTTAGCCCACGTATCGACGCTTCACATCCGATGTGCAGCGTCGCTTCGTTCCAGGGAACGAGCCTCCTATTCATGAATGCGAATGTGGGCCTCTGCAATTGTGCCACGTTTTCCTCCTCTAGTTTTTCTCTCCAAGAGCATCAGCAAACCGCACCCCAATGTAAAACACGGGACACGCTTGAGAGGCGCCGATAGGTCAAAACGCCAACCTCTCGCTAGGTGTCTACGCTTCGAGTAACGGCACACTCGCGCAAAAGTCCCACCCGCTCCAATTCAATCGCGGCCGCATGAAGATGACGGAATGGAATGTCCGCACGCTCGGCAATATCGAGCAAGGTCGCACTTCCATCCGACCCATTTAGTGTCCATAGCATGGCCAACTCCCTGGACTGTTTCTCCTGGTGCCCTGCCACGGCCCGATACAAACCCCGACGCCCAAGCTGCGGTTCGCACTTCGGGTTCTGATTGACGTACATCCGATTCTCCTCCAACAATTGGAGCGTTTCTAGGCATCGGTCATACGACTCAATCAACGATTCAGCCTTCACAAAATCCAGGTTGTCCGCAGACGAGTGGTATTCCGGATATTCGCCATGCGGAGTCCGCATGAAACACCCGATGGGTAGGTTAAAAGCCGGAGAACAATACTGGCGCTCGTCATACCCATACGGGAAAAAATCTATGATGGTAGATGGCCTTTCAGAATGCTTTAACACATGTGCCATCGCCCGATCGATCTCCGCATCACCTCGACGGCTCTTCTTATACGTGATATGTCCGCCATCGCCCACTCCTGTCAGGACTAATCCGTGCTTAACACGAGATATTCGCTCTTCATTCTGCGCCAGCCACGTAATCGACCCAATTGTCCCTGGAATAAAGAGAAAGCGATATGAATATCGTCTTTGGCAAGCAGCCATCGTTTCCGCAAGCTTCACTGCCACTGTGATACCGGACAAATTGTCGTTACATAGCGAGGGATGGCATACATGACATGAGATGAGAATCTCATCAGGAAGCTCACCTTGTAAATACACCTCGCCATATGTGAGCGAGCCAGGCTGAAGATACGAATCGATGACGACCTCATACTCGCCATCAGGCAATCGTTCCAAATCTGCGTGTCGAAGGCAAAATCCCCAGTTCTCTTTGTAGTAGGATGTTCGATATGGAATCCACTCTGGATGGTCGGGCAGCGTGAATAAATGAGGCTTCAGCTCCGTCAGGGACATCTTTTTTCTCACCGGTGTGCTGTAGCTCATCAGATGTAAATTGTGTTCTTTAAAGTCAATGACTCTCTTTCCTTCCTTGTTCAGGACGTAGGCATCCGATACGTTCCACTCCAAGGGAACCGTCCAATCAAACACATTCGTTCCACTGGAAACCTCTCGCATTTCAAGCGGGATGCACTTTTGGATCAAGCGAAGAGTTTCTCTGACCCCTTCACCCGTGATGCTTCGACATATCGGGTAGAGCGCAGCCATCAGATCATGCATCGTTCGCTCCAATTCTCTCCGTTCTAAAACAGTCTCAGAAGTTAGTGAAAGTCATATCTGGATGGAACATCTACGGTAAATGCTGGCCATGCTCGATCCTTCTCCGACATGACCAGAATGGGTTCAGGCCAGACGATCTGGAACGCGGGATCATCCCATCGAAATCCTCGAGCACTAGCAGGATTATGAAACTCCGACATATGGTATGACACTTCGCTATTGTCTGCGAGCGTGAGAAACCCATGGGCAAACTGTTTTGGGATATAGATTGTCCTATGATTGTCCGCCGACAGGGTAACGCCCACATGCTGACGATACGTCGGTGAGTGCGGTCGTAAGTCCACGATCACATCGTAAATCGCACCCATCGTACACCGGACCAATTTGATTTCTTCGCTCGGGAACGCTTGGTAATGCATCCCCCGGAACGTGCCTCTTCGCCTGTTCACAGAAATGCTCGATTGCACCCAGGTTCCCTCAAGTCCGTTAGCTTCAAACTCCTCCTGGCACCATGTCCTCGCAAACAATCCGCGCTCGTCTCGTATCGGCTCCAGGTCGATGAGAAAGGCCCCCTTCAGCGAGGTTTCGGCGAATATCATGTGTACACTTTGACTTCGGGTATCGGGACGACGAACTTTCCGCCCCACTCGCGAATATGGCTCATTTGCTCCATAATCTCCTCCCGGATATTCCACGGTAAAATCAGTAAATAATCCGGCTGTGCTTCTCGAATCCGTTCGGGACCATAGATTGGAATGCGCACACCAGGGAGAAAGTGTCCTTGCTTGTGCGGGCTGCGATCGACGGTGCAATTGATAAGATCCGTCCGCACACCACAGTAGTTCAGCAGCGTGTTCCCTTTCGCCGGCGCCCCGTAACCGACAACCTGCTTTCCCTCCTGCTTCGCAGAGATCAAGAATGACAGAAGTTTTCGTTTCGTTGCCTCAACCTGAGGACCAAACGAGAGATAATGGTCGAAACGTCCGAACCCTAACGCCTCTTCTCGGGATTTCAACTCCTTCGCACGCTGTCCGATTGGCTTCGAGGCATCGTCCTGATGCGCCGCATAGATACGTAGTGACCCACCATGTGTTGACAACTCCTCCACGTCAAATAGTTTCATCCCATGTCGAGCGAAAACCTGCTCAACCGCCAGGAACGAAAAATAGGAGAAATGCTCGTGATAAATCGTGTCGAATTGATTCTGTTCCATCAACTGAAGCAGATGCGGAAATTCCATCGTGATCAATCCACGAGTCTTCAACAAAAGCTTGAGGCCTCCGACAAAATCATTGAGATCAGGGACATGAGCCAACACATTGTTCCCGATGATCAGATCCGCTGCCCATCCTTCTGCAACGATATCACGCGCTGCTTTCTCCCCAAAGAACGCCACTTTGGTAGTAATTCCATTGGTTTTCGCCACTTCGGCCACGTTCGCCGCGGGCTCGACTCCAAGAGCCGGAATACCCCGAGCCACAAAGTTCTGCAACAGATATCCATCGTTGCTGGCGATCTCAACTACTCTGGAGTCTCGCCCCAACGAGAAGCGTTCGACGATCATGTCGACATACAGCTTCGCATGAGCCAGCCATGAGTCCGAAAAAGAGGAGAAGTATGCATAGTCTGAAAAAATATCGTGTGGGGTCGAGAACTCTTCCAGTTGCACCAGAAGGCACTGTCCACAGACGTACACGTGCAGAGGATAGAACGGTTCCATGCGATTGCGTTGCTCAGACTTGATATAGGAGTTTGCCAACGGAGACATGCCGAGATCAACGAAGGTTTGTTCAAGCGTTGAACCACATGACCGACAGCGCGACCGTCCCATGTACATGCCGTCTTTTCTCATCATTAATCTCCAACGTCCCGATTTCGTTCCAATATGACCACCGGCGCCCCTTTTACAAACCCGTCCGGTCTTCCCATACAAGACTATTTGTCAGTTGCCCGCTTTCCCGCAACCTTTTCAAGGTGACAAGCCGTATATATTCACCTGTCCGAAATTCGGGATCATTAAATTTCATGGCCGTGAGCCCAGTGCGAAGATCCTGCACGGCGGACTCAAGATCTACCTCAGGCAGAAAACCTTGGGCCAGCTTCGAGAACTTGTCAAAACTCACCCGATAGGACCGTTTATCTGGCTGCGCATCTTTATTGATCGACACCGCGACATCCGGAACAACTTTGGCCACTGCCTGGGCCAGATCCCTGACCTGATAGTTCCACCCATCACTTCCCACATTGATCGTCAGATAGGCCCCTCCATCCCGATGGTCGCGCTGTACGGCCCAATCAATCGCGCGAGCCATGTCCTTGACGTGAATCAACGGACGCCACGGTGTCCCATCGCTCAAGATATTGATACGTTTCGACACGATGGCGCTCGCCACGAAATCGTTCAGGACAAGGTCCAATCGCAACCGGTCACTCATCCCGCACGCCGTGGAGAACCGAAGACAAGTGGTCGTGAAGGTCTCTGAGGCAAGTTCGGCAAGGTCTTGCTCGGTTTTCACCTTCGATTTCGCATACGCGGTGAGCGGATTCAGCATGTCCTCTTCACGTCGTGCCCCGCCCTCGGCAAATCCGTATACGCTACAGCTAGATGCAAACACGAATTTGGAAGCCCCTGCCCGCTTAGCCTTTCGAGCCAACTCGATGCTGGCCTTGTAATTGATATCGATCGTGACATCCTCGAAGCTTGCCCCCATGGGATCATTGGAGATCGCACAGAGGTGGACCACCGCATCGACGCCACGCAGAACTTCATCAGGCACGGATCGGATATCCCCGAAAAATTGCACATCGGCTCGGCTCTCAGGGAAGTGCGAGGCACCCGTCAGGCAATGCGCAAAAAACCCTGCGTCGTATCCGACTAACTCTGCAGCCCGATGTGAATGCCGCAGGTGGCGCAACACCACCGGCCCGACATACCCCATATTCCCTGTGATGAGAACCTTCATGATGGCTCCTTTAGCTCAAGATATCCTTGATTCGCTAGCACCCATAGCCGGAGAATGTAATCCTAGAGTTAAAGCCTCGCGATATCCCGTACAGCCTATGCATTGATCATTTATTACTCCTCGGCACGAAATCCATTTCAAGCTTCCGATTTCTGACATCGACAAGTTTGGCTCGACTTCCAGGTTTCCGCCACAGTGAGTTGACCGCCCAAGAATGGATTCTTCAAATCCGGAACAGGATTGATGCTCATTCGAATCGACCCGAACGGCTCACTCGAATAAAAGTACAATCTCTTGGATTAGGAGAATCCTATGCCGGTCGGTAAATCCATAGTCGAGGGCAATACCCTCCGCCTAGAGTCCAAATGCGTTAACGACATAGCCGGCGTGATACGCGCTTTGGGCCGTCGTTACACACCTAATGGATGATCGAAGATATCGGACCCCGCAATGCATTGGAACACCTTCGACGACTGCATCGTTCTTCATTGCCTCCAACATTAACATAAAGATTGCCCGTTGGAATTGCTGGCGAAGACAACGCGCGCGCAGGTGCACGCGCGCGCAGGTGCACGGCCTTTCCTGAGAAGCTCATTGGATCCAGCATTATCGGGCTTATCCTTTCCCACTACCAATTTCCCGCCATTTGTCGACAGAAGAAATGATTCTCCTGTTGCAATACTTAGGTCAGTAGACGGTTTCCACTCCATGCGAACTTTACCTTGAGACTACCGGAGGAATAACAGAACCTGCGCACGAGATACCGCTCTTGCGGGCACCTGCAGACATGCCGCATTCTACTGCTTTTCAACGAGGAGTTACGGAGGCGTTACGACACGTCCGTCGAGGTCCTCTCTCAATATTTACCCCAATTTACACCACCGCCGGTGGTGACAAAACCTGAGACGATAGCACCACTACCACACTTTCCATGGCGCCTTTCCTGACTGCCAGAGATCCTCTAAATAGACTTTTTCCTTCAAAGTATCCATACAGGACCAAAATCGCTCATGCCGATAGCCCGTCAGTTGATTTTCTTTCGTAAGTCGTTCGAGCGGCTCTTTCTCCCACACCGTTTCATCACCTTTGATATATTCAAGAGTCTTACGATCGAGGACATAGAACCCTCCGTTGATCCAGCCTTCATCGCCATGAGGTTTTTCACGAAAAGCGACAATGCGATCATGATCGAACTCCAGCCGTCCAAACCTCGCAGGAGGCAAAACCGTTGTCACCGTAGCCAATCTACCCTGTGACTCATGGAACTTGATCGTAGCCTTGATGTCCACATCTGAGACCCCGTCTCCGTATGTAAACAAGAAGGTCTTATCGTGCTCAAGCCATTTCTTGAGCTGCTTAAGACGGCCCCCTGTCTGAGTATGTAGACCGGTATCCACGAGATGGACCGTCCAATCTTCATGCTGTTTCCCATCATGAATTGTCGTCTTCCCGCTTCCAAGATCGACCGAAATATCTTTATTGAAGGCGTAAAAGTTAAGGAAGTATTCCTTAATCATTTCTCCCTTGTAACCGAGGGCAATAATGAACTCCTTCACGCCCTGGGCTGCATAGATCTTCATGATATGCCACAGAATCGGCTTCCCTCCGATTTCGACCATGGGTTTAGGCCGCAGTGAGGTCTCTTCGGATAGCCGAGTTCCCATTCCTCCTGCAAGAATTACTGCTTTCATGCCGCTTTCTCCCACCTCAGGTCAAAATATCTGACAGAAGCTACTCTTTCAATACCATCGGCTATCTAATGTAGGGCGAGCCGCTAAATATTCGAGAAAACTTGGCTCATGCTGCTAAGTACGGGACAAGCTGGTCAATGTCTACCACAGCTCTCGCCTGGAGGGCGAGAGCATGGAGAAGAACCATAGCTCTTTGGCGCCCTGGCAATTCGCGCATGAAAACGGCTTCAAGCCCTGCTAGCGGCCCCTCTTTGATCTGAACAGGCTGACCACTATTTAATTTTAGTTCCTTCGCTTCATCAATGGCATAAACGCTCGAGTCTGTGATTCTACTTCTAATGGCATCGATTACCGCAGGACTAACCTCCACCGGACCTGAGCCGAACTCCACTATTTTTTGGACTCCCCTAGCATAAGTCACCATACGATAGTGTTCTGACATATTGATTCTAACGAACAAGTATCCAGGAAAGAGAGGCGTAACGACCATTCTTGATTTGCGGCGGATAATCTTTCGTTCTTGTAACAACGGCAAGAAACATCCCACACCTAAGCGGCCAATATTTAGCGAAGCTTGCTTTTCCTGGTTTGGCTTCGTACAAACTACATACCAATGCATCTCGCAGCTACTCAATTTTCCTGAGATGGCATCGTACATGCTAGAGCTCCTCATTATATAATATAACGGAGTGAAACGCTCTCACAGGCTACCGCCATCCTGGTACATACCAGGTTCTCCTCTTGAAAAATTTCATACTCACTTAACCAAGAGACTATATCTATACAGCGTCATTGTCTCGGCTACGACAATGCTGTCTCCACACTCGGACTGACGCTTAGGAGATACTCTGGCGTGGAGTTTGCTTCTCTTCGTAAGGCCTGATACCCATGACGAGTATCTCATCTTTGGATACGCGCTTAATCCTAAGAGGCTTCATGATTCTCAGCGCCACCTGCTTTTCAGTTTTATAAGTACCCCTTCAACTTTACATTCTCCGTTTGATACTGACTTGATATTAAAAATAATAGGACTCAGGAAGGTCTCACCAATCAGCGAATGGTATATTGGTTAGGTATAAAATTCATTGAATCCTTCTACACCTATTGCGAACCAACATCGGCGCGGAAATAAAGTAGATACCTATAACATTACAAAATCAAAACATGAACCTCAGACCGACGAAGTGCATTACATTACCATTTGACTTTCCGAACGGCAGTCTTCTGATCCACCGAACCTCTGCAAGCGTTGGTGTCTCAGCAATTGCTACAGGTGTTGGCACGTGGATTTTCAGCACCTGCTCGATGGCTGGGGTCTGATCCATCAGGATCAACATACCACCGCTACTAATATTCAGTGACAATGCTCTCCCGCCCTTTGCCCTACAACTATTACCACCCTGCTCGGAAGATATCATTTCATACGGGATCGGCCTCAGTAGCGCCACCCGTTCATTGTGATTTTTATGACTATCCCCTATTGCCCATTCCCAATCCGTTGACGTCACGTCGATCCTCCTAACATAAAATAGCTTTGCATTTTCCATGGTTCATCTGGTTCGATTGCCACATAAGCACAACTCAAACCTACGCTTTGCCAGCTTGGACAACAAATTCAGATTCCGTGGTGAATAATATGAGTCGCTATTGGAATCAACAATACCGATGATGTAGGACGCTCTCTCAAAGGTATTATGTTGACTCCCTCGAAAGGGTTAGGTACTATCACGGTATCCTATGAGAAAAGATCCTGGTTGTCCTGATTCAAGTTGCTGATCGATATTCACTCCTGATTCTGCAGCAAGATTATGGGGTAGGCTTAGATATGACCGACTTGCCTAAAGGTATCGACCAAACGGATGCGCTTGCTGATCAGAGAGCAGGGTCGGGTATTGTAGTGCTTTCAGCGTCCATGCAACTTCTGCATATGAATCGGCAAGCTGCAGAGCTTGCGAAGAAGATCAACGCTGCCGAGCATGGCGGTAACACTGCGGTCTCAGCACGAGGAGTTCTCCCAACAGCTATGACTGAACTCTGCGCAGAAATCATCAAGGCCCTTCATATACGAACAGAGGCCAAAGATTGGGAACAATTCGAACTCAAACGCGTAACGGGCGATCCTAATCAGCCAATCCTCCTAAGAGGGTTCGGCTTGCCCGATCGAGGAGGCGTTCAGTACGCCAGGTTGGTAGTTACGATGGAAGAGTTGGGGCGAAAACAAAACTTGAACACGGAACATGCGCGAGAACGGTTCCAGTTAACAAATCGTGAGCAGTCTGTCGTTGAACATTTAGCGAAAGGGTGGACTAATAAAGAGATTGCTAATGCCCTCCAAATCACAGAACAAACCGTAAAGGAACACATCAAACATATCATGCGAAAAACCAACGCCACAACTCGAACAGGGATTCTTGTCCAAATCTT from Nitrospira sp. harbors:
- a CDS encoding PilZ domain-containing protein produces the protein MTSTDWEWAIGDSHKNHNERVALLRPIPYEMISSEQGGNSCRAKGGRALSLNISSGGMLILMDQTPAIEQVLKIHVPTPVAIAETPTLAEVRWIRRLPFGKSNGNVMHFVGLRFMF
- the rfbF gene encoding glucose-1-phosphate cytidylyltransferase, with the translated sequence MKAVILAGGMGTRLSEETSLRPKPMVEIGGKPILWHIMKIYAAQGVKEFIIALGYKGEMIKEYFLNFYAFNKDISVDLGSGKTTIHDGKQHEDWTVHLVDTGLHTQTGGRLKQLKKWLEHDKTFLFTYGDGVSDVDIKATIKFHESQGRLATVTTVLPPARFGRLEFDHDRIVAFREKPHGDEGWINGGFYVLDRKTLEYIKGDETVWEKEPLERLTKENQLTGYRHERFWSCMDTLKEKVYLEDLWQSGKAPWKVW
- a CDS encoding SDR family oxidoreductase gives rise to the protein MKVLITGNMGYVGPVVLRHLRHSHRAAELVGYDAGFFAHCLTGASHFPESRADVQFFGDIRSVPDEVLRGVDAVVHLCAISNDPMGASFEDVTIDINYKASIELARKAKRAGASKFVFASSCSVYGFAEGGARREEDMLNPLTAYAKSKVKTEQDLAELASETFTTTCLRFSTACGMSDRLRLDLVLNDFVASAIVSKRINILSDGTPWRPLIHVKDMARAIDWAVQRDHRDGGAYLTINVGSDGWNYQVRDLAQAVAKVVPDVAVSINKDAQPDKRSYRVSFDKFSKLAQGFLPEVDLESAVQDLRTGLTAMKFNDPEFRTGEYIRLVTLKRLRESGQLTNSLVWEDRTGL
- a CDS encoding response regulator transcription factor, coding for MTDLPKGIDQTDALADQRAGSGIVVLSASMQLLHMNRQAAELAKKINAAEHGGNTAVSARGVLPTAMTELCAEIIKALHIRTEAKDWEQFELKRVTGDPNQPILLRGFGLPDRGGVQYARLVVTMEELGRKQNLNTEHARERFQLTNREQSVVEHLAKGWTNKEIANALQITEQTVKEHIKHIMRKTNATTRTGILVQIFNS
- a CDS encoding polysaccharide biosynthesis/export family protein, which codes for MKCTLCTIGLVMSLGINWSYGVCETRLPLVPGKPTDDLSAIPMVAANQGEKVAAQVSKEPAGTVPLVEKLSNAVSNEYIIGAEDVLDITVWRNPDLSKQLQVRPDGRISMPIIRDIVAVGKTPTQLADEMTVKLKEYVQNPVVAISLNQVNSSNIFLLGEVANPGKYPLKSKTTLLQGITIAGGFKETAARNQIVIFRFIETAPGMKRFTASYDDIVLRSGIGDNFELKPGDTLVVPSESMVVFPGR
- a CDS encoding DUF4910 domain-containing protein → MHDLMAALYPICRSITGEGVRETLRLIQKCIPLEMREVSSGTNVFDWTVPLEWNVSDAYVLNKEGKRVIDFKEHNLHLMSYSTPVRKKMSLTELKPHLFTLPDHPEWIPYRTSYYKENWGFCLRHADLERLPDGEYEVVIDSYLQPGSLTYGEVYLQGELPDEILISCHVCHPSLCNDNLSGITVAVKLAETMAACQRRYSYRFLFIPGTIGSITWLAQNEERISRVKHGLVLTGVGDGGHITYKKSRRGDAEIDRAMAHVLKHSERPSTIIDFFPYGYDERQYCSPAFNLPIGCFMRTPHGEYPEYHSSADNLDFVKAESLIESYDRCLETLQLLEENRMYVNQNPKCEPQLGRRGLYRAVAGHQEKQSRELAMLWTLNGSDGSATLLDIAERADIPFRHLHAAAIELERVGLLRECAVTRSVDT
- a CDS encoding class I SAM-dependent methyltransferase, translated to MGRSRCRSCGSTLEQTFVDLGMSPLANSYIKSEQRNRMEPFYPLHVYVCGQCLLVQLEEFSTPHDIFSDYAYFSSFSDSWLAHAKLYVDMIVERFSLGRDSRVVEIASNDGYLLQNFVARGIPALGVEPAANVAEVAKTNGITTKVAFFGEKAARDIVAEGWAADLIIGNNVLAHVPDLNDFVGGLKLLLKTRGLITMEFPHLLQLMEQNQFDTIYHEHFSYFSFLAVEQVFARHGMKLFDVEELSTHGGSLRIYAAHQDDASKPIGQRAKELKSREEALGFGRFDHYLSFGPQVEATKRKLLSFLISAKQEGKQVVGYGAPAKGNTLLNYCGVRTDLINCTVDRSPHKQGHFLPGVRIPIYGPERIREAQPDYLLILPWNIREEIMEQMSHIREWGGKFVVPIPEVKVYT
- the rfbC gene encoding dTDP-4-dehydrorhamnose 3,5-epimerase, with protein sequence MIFAETSLKGAFLIDLEPIRDERGLFARTWCQEEFEANGLEGTWVQSSISVNRRRGTFRGMHYQAFPSEEIKLVRCTMGAIYDVIVDLRPHSPTYRQHVGVTLSADNHRTIYIPKQFAHGFLTLADNSEVSYHMSEFHNPASARGFRWDDPAFQIVWPEPILVMSEKDRAWPAFTVDVPSRYDFH
- a CDS encoding aminotransferase class IV; this encodes MAQLQRPTFAFMNRRLVPWNEATLHIGCEASIRGLNVFEGLKGYWQTDGQFKIVMVRQHYERLKRSARLLHIPFELSFEEYLGAIDQLVGALAAPEKDMWARTTLFVTDGHWGENTVSDLVVTAYHQEKKLPSAIRLGMSTWRRSSDVALPARIKTGSNYQVSRLARIEGRPLGYEDMVLLNQSGRVAEATGSCLLMVRDETVFTPPATEGALESITLDIVELLAQSMHIKFVRRPIDRTELLIADEIGLCGTLCEITVASSIEGLPLSEKSPILGAIQQRYFEAVRGTSPHPEVNLTILPSVKSAR